A single Gasterosteus aculeatus chromosome 2, fGasAcu3.hap1.1, whole genome shotgun sequence DNA region contains:
- the LOC120829917 gene encoding PDZ domain-containing protein 4 isoform X1, with amino-acid sequence MGCNMCVVQKPEEQYRVMFQKSHINNMLCSFDADGRMKVNGKDLCRLSGDPTLDLRDPVLSNILRRGARRRAGLAGAPGGPSPVTAGMADCVDSCTQTDISFQHMLTLGKSSQHPCGAPPPPDPPPSPPLPPLLEPYLLNELFVEPVYYDPADYFDITQHEVDRQDELEYEEVELYKSRQQDKLGLTVCYRTDDEEDLGIYVGEVNPNSIAALDGRIRKGDRILQINGVDIQDREEAVAILTREDSTNVSLLLARPEIENDNQLDQDELDPETLDNAVHLPGGHGARSGPSALGVGPAGVAGVLGGRSLGGDSPDLLKVLSNSQELDSGVGRTDESTRYEESSEHDLLGDDHTSASNTNATNTPGSMRRFLSGRGETPPLLHSQDLQFSADSLLGLDCCGLEQVERLERAYAADPLRMMMPGLTEEECERYKELLEIKCYYDKISSALMPAVGGQGAAPGDGVSLDVNRNESLTQHEMALLEEELRHLEFKCRNILRAQKMQQLRERCLKAWPLEDKNGASAGAGRPDASGTAAGEESCHHALSDINELPERERSDKDSTSAYNTGGESCRSTPLVNEQHPSPSTQSLERGEHLLPAPSTRQRERGARGDGPQANLNQPYSPHSHRRRGEAKTYSPGAKVGGPLSRDRGTRRGSDGEVRRNPRAIAEGSGGHSAENSPYLSRRQPDTKPAQHYLSCMQLGSPGEGGVETWGDASPMSLGSTCRDVAQAPGAAPLSPASPRMEWKVKIRSDGSRYVAKRPVRDRLLKARAMKIREERSGTTTDDDAVSEMKMGRYWSKEERKQQLLKAREQRRRREFMMQSRLDCLRGREREQGGGGGQQGSTPQQEPTSILELCHRRSVKKRSRRILDNWITIQELLAHGSRSADGKKVYNPLLSVTTV; translated from the exons aAGAGTCACATAAACAACATGTTGTGCTCTTTTGATGCCGACGGTCGAATGAAG GTGAATGGAAAGGACCTCTGCCGCCTTTCTGGCGACCCCACCCTGGACCTACGGGACCCTGTGCTGTCCAACATACTGAGGCGGGGGGCCCGCAGGCGCGCAGGCCTGGCGGGAGCCCCCGGGGGGCCGTCGCCAGTGACCGCGGGTATGGCCGACTGCGTGGACAGCTGCACCCAGACGGACATCAGCTTCCAGCATATGTTGACTCTGGGCAAGAGCAGCCAGCATCCCTGTGGAGCTCCGCCCCCACCCGACCCCCCGccgtccccccccctgccgccgctGCTGGAGCCGTATCTGCTCAATGAACT CTTCGTGGAGCCCGTGTACTACGACCCCGCCGACTACTTTGACATCACTCAGCACGAAGTGGACAGACAGGACGAGCTGGAATATGAG GAGGTGGAGCTGTACAAGTCTCGCCAGCAGGACAAACTCGGGCTGACGGTGTGTTACAGGACCGACGATGAGGAGGACCTGGGGATATACGTAGGAGAG gTGAACCCAAACAGCATCGCCGCATTAGATGGACGCATCCGCAAAGGAGACCGAATACTGCAG ATAAATGGTGTGGACAtccaggacagagaggaggcagTGGCTATTCTCACCAGAGAGGACAGCACTAATGTCTCCCTGCTCCTTGCACGGCCCGAGATCGAG AACGACAACCAGCTGGATCAAGATGAGCTGGACCCTGAGACCCTGGACAACGCCGTCCACCTGCCCGGGGGCCACGGGGCGAGGAGCGGCCCCTCCGCCCTCGGGGTCGGGCCAGCGGGCGTCGCCGGAGTCCTCGGCGGCCGCTCGCTGGGCGGGGATTCGCCCGACCTGCTGAAGGTGCTGAGCAACAGCCAGGAGCTGGACAGCGGGGTGGGCCGCACCGACGAAAGCACGCGCTACGAGGAGTCCTCGGAACACGACCTCCTGGGAGACGACCACACCAGCGCCTCCAACACCAACGCCACCAACACGCCGGGCAGCATGCGCAGGTTTCTGTCCGGCCGCGGGGAGACTCCGCCCCTGCTGCACTCCCAGGACCTGCAGTTCAGCGCCGACTCCCTCTTAGGGCTGGACTGCTGCGGGCTGGAACAGGTGGAGCGGTTGGAGAGGGCCTACGCCGCCGACCCCCTCAGAATGATGATGCCCGGGCTGACCGAGGAGGAGTGCGAGAGGTACAAAGAGCTCCTGGAGATCAAGTGTTACTATGACAAGATCAGCAGCGCGCTGATGCCGGCGGTGGGAGGGCAGGGTGCGGCCCCGGGGGACGGCGTCTCGCTGGACGTGAACAGGAACGAGAGCCTGACGCAGCACGAGATGGCCCTCCTGGAGGAGGAACTGCGGCACCTGGAGTTCAAGTGCCGCAACATCCTGCGGGCGCAGAAGATGCAGCAGCTGAGGGAGCGGTGTCTGAAGGCCTGGCCCCTCGAGGACAAGAACGGGGCGAGCGCAGGGGCCGGACGCCCGGACGCCAGCGGTACGGCGGCCGGCGAGGAGTCCTGCCACCACGCTCTGTCGGACATCAACGAGCTCCCGGAGAGGGAGCGCTCGGACAAGGACAGCACGAGTGCCTACAACACCGGCGGGGAGAGCTGCAGGAGCACCCCGCTGGTCAACGAACAGCACCCTTCCCCCTCCACGCAGAGCCTGGAGAGGGGAGAGCATCTTCTCCCGGCGCCCTCCACCCGccagagagagcgaggagccAGGGGCGACGGGCCGCAGGCCAACCTCAACCAGCCCTACTCTCCTCACTCTCACAGGAGACGGGGCGAGGCCAAGACATACAGCCCCGGGGCAAAGGTCGGGGGACCCCTGTCCCGGGACAGGGGAACCAGGCGGGGCTCAGACGGGGAGGTGAGACGCAACCCCAGAGCCATTGCCGAGGGGTCCGGGGGACACAGCGCGGAGAACAGCCCTTACCTGTCCCGCCGTCAGCCGGACACGAAGCCCGCCCAGCACTACCTGAGCTGCATGCAGCTGGGGTCTCCCGGGGAGGGCGGCGTGGAGACGTGGGGCGACGCCAGCCCAATGAGCTTGGGCAGCACGTGCAGGGACGTCGCTCAGGCCCCGGGGGCCGCGCCCCTGTCCCCGGCCTCCCCCCGCATGGAGTGGAAGGTGAAGATCCGCAGCGACGGCTCCCGCTACGTGGCCAAGCGGCCCGTGAGGGACCGCCTGCTGAAGGCGCGCGCCATGAAGATCCGAGAGGAGCGCAGCGGCACGACGACGGACGACGACGCCGTGAGCGAGATGAAGATGGGCCGCTACTGGAGCAAGGAGGAGCgcaagcagcagctgctgaaggCGCGGGAGCAGCGGCGGCGCAGGGAGTTCATGATGCAGAGCCGCCTCGACTGCCTGAGGGGGCGCGAGAGGGAgcaggggggcggcggcggccagcAGGGGTCGACTCCACAGCAGGAGCCCACCTCCATCCTGGAGCTGTGCCACCGCAGGAGCGTGAAGAAGCGCAGTCGCAGGATCCTGGACAACTGGATCACGATACAGGAGCTGCTGGCCCACGGGTCCAGGTCCGCAGACGGGAAGAAGGTGTATAACCCCCTGCTGTCTGTCACCACGGTCTGA
- the LOC120829917 gene encoding PDZ domain-containing protein 4 isoform X2, which translates to MGCNMCVVQKPEEQYRVMFQVNGKDLCRLSGDPTLDLRDPVLSNILRRGARRRAGLAGAPGGPSPVTAGMADCVDSCTQTDISFQHMLTLGKSSQHPCGAPPPPDPPPSPPLPPLLEPYLLNELFVEPVYYDPADYFDITQHEVDRQDELEYEEVELYKSRQQDKLGLTVCYRTDDEEDLGIYVGEVNPNSIAALDGRIRKGDRILQINGVDIQDREEAVAILTREDSTNVSLLLARPEIENDNQLDQDELDPETLDNAVHLPGGHGARSGPSALGVGPAGVAGVLGGRSLGGDSPDLLKVLSNSQELDSGVGRTDESTRYEESSEHDLLGDDHTSASNTNATNTPGSMRRFLSGRGETPPLLHSQDLQFSADSLLGLDCCGLEQVERLERAYAADPLRMMMPGLTEEECERYKELLEIKCYYDKISSALMPAVGGQGAAPGDGVSLDVNRNESLTQHEMALLEEELRHLEFKCRNILRAQKMQQLRERCLKAWPLEDKNGASAGAGRPDASGTAAGEESCHHALSDINELPERERSDKDSTSAYNTGGESCRSTPLVNEQHPSPSTQSLERGEHLLPAPSTRQRERGARGDGPQANLNQPYSPHSHRRRGEAKTYSPGAKVGGPLSRDRGTRRGSDGEVRRNPRAIAEGSGGHSAENSPYLSRRQPDTKPAQHYLSCMQLGSPGEGGVETWGDASPMSLGSTCRDVAQAPGAAPLSPASPRMEWKVKIRSDGSRYVAKRPVRDRLLKARAMKIREERSGTTTDDDAVSEMKMGRYWSKEERKQQLLKAREQRRRREFMMQSRLDCLRGREREQGGGGGQQGSTPQQEPTSILELCHRRSVKKRSRRILDNWITIQELLAHGSRSADGKKVYNPLLSVTTV; encoded by the exons GTGAATGGAAAGGACCTCTGCCGCCTTTCTGGCGACCCCACCCTGGACCTACGGGACCCTGTGCTGTCCAACATACTGAGGCGGGGGGCCCGCAGGCGCGCAGGCCTGGCGGGAGCCCCCGGGGGGCCGTCGCCAGTGACCGCGGGTATGGCCGACTGCGTGGACAGCTGCACCCAGACGGACATCAGCTTCCAGCATATGTTGACTCTGGGCAAGAGCAGCCAGCATCCCTGTGGAGCTCCGCCCCCACCCGACCCCCCGccgtccccccccctgccgccgctGCTGGAGCCGTATCTGCTCAATGAACT CTTCGTGGAGCCCGTGTACTACGACCCCGCCGACTACTTTGACATCACTCAGCACGAAGTGGACAGACAGGACGAGCTGGAATATGAG GAGGTGGAGCTGTACAAGTCTCGCCAGCAGGACAAACTCGGGCTGACGGTGTGTTACAGGACCGACGATGAGGAGGACCTGGGGATATACGTAGGAGAG gTGAACCCAAACAGCATCGCCGCATTAGATGGACGCATCCGCAAAGGAGACCGAATACTGCAG ATAAATGGTGTGGACAtccaggacagagaggaggcagTGGCTATTCTCACCAGAGAGGACAGCACTAATGTCTCCCTGCTCCTTGCACGGCCCGAGATCGAG AACGACAACCAGCTGGATCAAGATGAGCTGGACCCTGAGACCCTGGACAACGCCGTCCACCTGCCCGGGGGCCACGGGGCGAGGAGCGGCCCCTCCGCCCTCGGGGTCGGGCCAGCGGGCGTCGCCGGAGTCCTCGGCGGCCGCTCGCTGGGCGGGGATTCGCCCGACCTGCTGAAGGTGCTGAGCAACAGCCAGGAGCTGGACAGCGGGGTGGGCCGCACCGACGAAAGCACGCGCTACGAGGAGTCCTCGGAACACGACCTCCTGGGAGACGACCACACCAGCGCCTCCAACACCAACGCCACCAACACGCCGGGCAGCATGCGCAGGTTTCTGTCCGGCCGCGGGGAGACTCCGCCCCTGCTGCACTCCCAGGACCTGCAGTTCAGCGCCGACTCCCTCTTAGGGCTGGACTGCTGCGGGCTGGAACAGGTGGAGCGGTTGGAGAGGGCCTACGCCGCCGACCCCCTCAGAATGATGATGCCCGGGCTGACCGAGGAGGAGTGCGAGAGGTACAAAGAGCTCCTGGAGATCAAGTGTTACTATGACAAGATCAGCAGCGCGCTGATGCCGGCGGTGGGAGGGCAGGGTGCGGCCCCGGGGGACGGCGTCTCGCTGGACGTGAACAGGAACGAGAGCCTGACGCAGCACGAGATGGCCCTCCTGGAGGAGGAACTGCGGCACCTGGAGTTCAAGTGCCGCAACATCCTGCGGGCGCAGAAGATGCAGCAGCTGAGGGAGCGGTGTCTGAAGGCCTGGCCCCTCGAGGACAAGAACGGGGCGAGCGCAGGGGCCGGACGCCCGGACGCCAGCGGTACGGCGGCCGGCGAGGAGTCCTGCCACCACGCTCTGTCGGACATCAACGAGCTCCCGGAGAGGGAGCGCTCGGACAAGGACAGCACGAGTGCCTACAACACCGGCGGGGAGAGCTGCAGGAGCACCCCGCTGGTCAACGAACAGCACCCTTCCCCCTCCACGCAGAGCCTGGAGAGGGGAGAGCATCTTCTCCCGGCGCCCTCCACCCGccagagagagcgaggagccAGGGGCGACGGGCCGCAGGCCAACCTCAACCAGCCCTACTCTCCTCACTCTCACAGGAGACGGGGCGAGGCCAAGACATACAGCCCCGGGGCAAAGGTCGGGGGACCCCTGTCCCGGGACAGGGGAACCAGGCGGGGCTCAGACGGGGAGGTGAGACGCAACCCCAGAGCCATTGCCGAGGGGTCCGGGGGACACAGCGCGGAGAACAGCCCTTACCTGTCCCGCCGTCAGCCGGACACGAAGCCCGCCCAGCACTACCTGAGCTGCATGCAGCTGGGGTCTCCCGGGGAGGGCGGCGTGGAGACGTGGGGCGACGCCAGCCCAATGAGCTTGGGCAGCACGTGCAGGGACGTCGCTCAGGCCCCGGGGGCCGCGCCCCTGTCCCCGGCCTCCCCCCGCATGGAGTGGAAGGTGAAGATCCGCAGCGACGGCTCCCGCTACGTGGCCAAGCGGCCCGTGAGGGACCGCCTGCTGAAGGCGCGCGCCATGAAGATCCGAGAGGAGCGCAGCGGCACGACGACGGACGACGACGCCGTGAGCGAGATGAAGATGGGCCGCTACTGGAGCAAGGAGGAGCgcaagcagcagctgctgaaggCGCGGGAGCAGCGGCGGCGCAGGGAGTTCATGATGCAGAGCCGCCTCGACTGCCTGAGGGGGCGCGAGAGGGAgcaggggggcggcggcggccagcAGGGGTCGACTCCACAGCAGGAGCCCACCTCCATCCTGGAGCTGTGCCACCGCAGGAGCGTGAAGAAGCGCAGTCGCAGGATCCTGGACAACTGGATCACGATACAGGAGCTGCTGGCCCACGGGTCCAGGTCCGCAGACGGGAAGAAGGTGTATAACCCCCTGCTGTCTGTCACCACGGTCTGA